TAATTccattttcaaaagaaaaaaaaacatcttTATAAAGTCAAGATTGCCCATTTTCACCAAGGTCATAGGATCCAAATTAGACTGTGTGGTAGGCTGAAATTCCCTTTTtacaccaatttttaaaaatatttttattctaaatttgatttttataattttcgtAATGTaacttacttttttttataattttatgataattaattatagtatttaaataaataaaatagcatatgttaaattttacaatttagtgttatgttaatattatattcTACAGTTGATTACcctcaattattaaaaaatattatatatacataaataatttattaatacgCTATTATCTTTACGAGTTTATCCGAGatgaatcaaaattaagattCAAATGTATAACTAAGGACGAAAGATTTGCACCTTCCATATTATTACCATTGTAATGGACCATTTTTGCCCGAGCCCTAAACAAAgactaaaaaacaaataaaaacaaaaatacaaattgatAGTCCCAAAGTTCATTTACAAAAGAAGCCGAAATAGCCcaaaactaaaaaccctaaagttAAGAGCCCAGTGGCCCAAAACATTTCAGAAAAAATAGGAAACCCTAATTCCTTTCTAGCGCTGCACCCTTCCCTTCGCACGCACGCCGCCCGAGGCCTGGCGCGCCCTGCCACCATTTGCACCAAAACAGCAAGCCTTCGCCTCCGTTGACTGCCAACGCCTGCAAAAAAGGacaacaaaaaaaggaaaaagaagcaGTAAGAACAACAGCGTAAACAATAAAGAAACAGAAGTGAAACAATGTATTAGTGGCTATAAAGGCCACAAAAACATATTGTAATTTACAGAGCaagaaatatatacaaaaacaaaaaagcaatCAAAATCGAACAAAGGAGATTTCTTTTTCCGtcttattttgaaaagaaacaataaataaaaagtaaaactgGTTTTCTACCTGAGTCGATTCATCTTCCACGGTTGTCGGATGCGTTCTCCGGCGTCGAATCTCCGAATCCATTAGGATTCGGCCTAGGCTTCGGCAGAGCAAGACCTGAATAGTTAACTGAGGCGAAGGTTTTCCTTcgcaatttatatatatatatatatatatattttatttctatttcaaaaAAGCTTAgatctgggtttttttttaattaaaaagggaCTACAAGCATTTTTTCGGCCACGGCGGAGGCACGATAGAGGCTTGCCGTTGTCCGAGCCGGAGACAATAGAAAATGAGAGAGCTctcaggtttttttttaaaatgaaaacataatgattttttttaaaaaaaattgactttGATAGGCAATGTTGAACGACGTAGCCAGCTTCAGTAAtcctaaaacgacgtcgttttggccttTTGACCCAAGATCCGACCCAAGACCCCTTAGGATCCGTGTGTTTTTGGACAAAGGTATATTTAATCCTTAGCTTATTTAATTTCtaccttttataatttctattttatttattttcgcaTTTATCTATTTACTTATAACTTACAATTTATGCcctacattttatttttaattctaattgaacccccaatttatttattttcaacttttcatttttattattttacctatttatttattatttctttgcccttattttatattcataatgTTTGCATTTCTATCTTATCGCGCATTATTCATCGTTTTTTACCCGTTATCTTATATTGTGCTAGTATTCGTGTCAAGTGTTACACTTAAACGTATTTGGCCGTTTTATACCATacccaaataaattaaatatatatcattttaagtgttatattaatttttgctcgatgtataaaaagaaattcttaaaattaagataatgtTTCGTATTTGGATATTCGAAATTTTTTGCCCTAACTTAGGGGTTCGACTTTCTCTTTGAACCAAGATAATCAAACATTcctcttaaaatttaaacacatgaGATTTAAACAGCATTTTAAAGAGCGAGCTCCTTTTCGAGGATTCGAgatgttgtatcctaacttacgggacgtgACTTTTTGTTACCTCAAGATAAGAGAGccttttatatatgttttgatttatgCAAGCggtttaaataataacattatacaAAGTGGGGTCGCATTCtaaatctcttcaaatttttatttttcgacactaaaaacattaagtaatcaattaggtaccaattttgggcgtaacgagggtgctaatccttcctcatgcgtaattgactcccgaactcatttttttggatttttgtagaccgaaaaatattattttaataaatcaaacctttCATTGAAACAATCAAATTTCGAAGTAACCCGATTACGCCTCTCAAAAGTGAttagtggcgactcccattttcgttttaaataaaaagtcgatttaaataaacaattaccACATAGATTTTAGTACAACAAACATTTGGAGACAAACCAATTTAGTTCAAAATGCAAAACACATGAACCTCTGACCAAAAGTAGATGGTAAATTTCAATACAAAATCACAATAAAACAACGAAAAAGTTTTAAGGACAAATGGAATCATGCAAGACCAGCCTTGAGAGCTTGAATGGTGGAAACATCGGTTTTGAAGGATTTAGCCAATATAGTGTCGTCAATGTTGGTGGCAAAAAGGGTCTTAGGGAGCGATACGGTTCCTGCATTTGCACTTCCAAAGGAAGAAATCGCGATAGCTGGGTTATTGGGATCCGCATTGTACTGATAGTGCACTAACCCTTTAGGAAAGATAAACATGTCGCCGGCTTGTAGACTCTGAGTGAAAAGCTTGTTTGTTGTGTCGACAAAACCAACTTCCAGGCTCCCATCAACGAGGAAAAGCAGCTCGGCGGCACGAGGATGAGTGTGTGGAGGGTTGAGAGAGCTTGCAGGGTATTGAAGAACGGCGTAGGACACACTTTGACCATTTAGTGCTGGGAATTCCACCATGCTAGCTTTCAGGATCGtgaaatttgcagggaaggtGCTTTGGTTGACGAGGACTCGCATCCCTGTGTACGTGAAGAAGCTTCCATCAACGTTGTTTTGGTTAGGGACTAAAAAATCAGAAAGAATATCAGGATCACCAGCCAGGGCTATTTGGACAATGACAAATGAAGATAACACAAGGGAAAGCAATTTCATGGTGGGAATCCTTGAAGCCATGTTAGAAAAAGTAGGGAATGTGGTGCCTGCCTGGATGGGATGGTTCAAGTTTGAAGGATGGTGGTGTATTTATAGAGTTGAATTAAGTGTAATGGCTTTGTTGCAAGACAAATTTGGTGATATTGCAACAGGTGAAGATTACCAAGTCCCTTGTGCTTGTACGTGGGTTGGGTTGGAATTTAGGATGTTAAAAGACGTGAAGAACTATGAAGTTTACCCAAATTCCTATATATCCTTATCCTTCAATATACAGAATAATTTATCGGAGATATTCCCAACAGCTTAGTTGTCACATTTTGCTTCTTGTTGTTGATTAGGGTAAAAAGAGTCGAAGAATCaagcattattattattatatttgttgcCAAAGCAAAATGAGTTGTAGTTTGTCCTCAGGGTACGGTCCCCTTTTTTGTGTGAAGGTtcttttatccaaattaaaCTTCAATTGGGATGGATTCAGATTCCCCAATTAATCATttagaaaatggaaaaaaaaaattttgtgacATCATGTCAGTTGTAAAATGAGTCTCTTATTGGCTTTCAGAATTGCaagtgaatattttttatttattcatctaaATAAATATAGATGAGAGGTTATAATGATCATGTCATTTTTAATCAAACTAACAAATATCGTGCAAATAAAGTCCTTAGAAATGAATTTCACGTAACCATccgaaattattttaaatcactCATTCATATCTAATTCCGACTTAATCattatattctaaaattttaaattatcattatatagtTCTTAATTCGTACATATAATTCCCTAATAACTCAACAATGATTTCCTTACTAACACTTGTTCAAACTTGCTTCTACATTACCCATTTCTtattcaactcaatttcatcatgatcacaatttaaatatcattaattactCAGGTTTgaacaaaaatcatttaataaaaaaatgtactATGAGTGAACAACCGGTTACGGTGCCTGGTAGGATTTCGAAGAAAGTCCGGTGTCGAGAGGAGGAGCCATCGGATGAAGGAGGAGATTTGGAAACTTTGGGTGCAGGAATGTCCAAACCATTCTCGTTTAAGGATGCTGTTCTTAATACAGGTCCCATGAATAATACCATGGATGATGAGTGGGAAGTGGATGATTTGGATCTTCGAGAAGATGATGTGAGGAAAGATGTCGTTGATGGAGTGCCTTCAATTGAGTTTTAGGACAGGGTTTATGGACTTGCTAGAAAGAGCATGTCGAAGACACTAGTAGTCAAGTTGCTGGGAAGGAAAATTGGATATAACGCCTTATGGAACAAGGTGTGTGCCTTGTGGAAACCAAAGATGAGATTCCCATTAATGAATATCGATAACGACTATTATTTGGCGAAGTTTGAATCTGACTTGGACTACAATAATGTTGTTTCAAAGGGTCCATGGGTGATCTTCGGACATTATTTGACCCTTCAGTCTTGGTCGACTCAATTTTCAACTCTTGAGGATTTTCCACTAAGTGTGTGGCTTGGGTCCGTATTCTAGGGCTCTTTGGAGCTCTATATAAAAGGAGCCTACTGCAACAGATTGGGAGTTTGATTGGAAAGGTAGTCAAAGTTGATTTCCAAACGGACAAGGGATCGAGGGGCCAGTTTGCAGGGTTTGTAGTGCAAGTGAATCTGTCCAAACCTTTGGTTTCAAATATCCGGGTTGCGAGCAGACTTCATTGAATTGAGTATGAATCTCTTCTGTCGATTTGCTTCCATTGTGGGAGATTTGGACATTTGCGGGATGTCCCTATGGTTCTCTGGAGAAGGGCATGAAAGGTGATGGGGAGAATCTTCATGGTAATAAATCACCAAATCAGCAAGGGGATAGTGTGGGTGTTCAAGAAAGGGTGGAAAAAGAGGAATTCAACAAGTGGATGGTGGTTAATCGTCGACAACGGCGTCAGCAACGAGAGGGAGTCACAGGTTCAGGAGCAACTCAGGGAAATAATAGGGTTGGATCTAGGTTTAATGTACTTTCCAAAGTTGGGAGGTGAAAGATGGAATACATGCACCAGCTTCGGGACCCTTTCAATTTGGGAAGCAGAATAATGATTGAGGGATAGAGGCTGATTCTTTGGAAAACAATAATGGGGATAGGATCAGTGAAGTTACGGTAAAAACAGGAGACAAATCACGGAAGGATAAATTTGAGAATAAAAGCTCAAAGTTGCAAACAAGCCTAGGAAACAAAAACAACTTTTAAATGGGCCAGTGGATATGAAGTTGGGTATCCGAAAGGATGGGTCCGGTTCTAGCTTGGGCAGTGAGGATGCTGGGTCAAAGTTTGGGCTGGGAAGGAGAAATGGAGGGAACTCAAATGGGCTTATGCTACTTGATCCCAAACACCACTCTCtgatgaatttgaaagaaaacagaAGCCCACATGAGGGCTCTGTTAGGGCTGCTAATTTCAATGACAATTTGGGATTTACCAATTTAATTTCCCCCAAATTTGTTTCCATTGtcattgaagaagaaaatctcAAAAGACATGCTGGAAATTGGTGATCATAGTAATGATTTACGCCAGCTTGGAATGAATTTACTGGTTCCTTTAGAGCAAGCAATTAACAGGTTAGTGAGACGTTTGGAACCTGGAGAACAAAGTATGGGGAATCGTTCGGGAAATTGTCTGTTAGCTAAGCTAGGCCATACGGAGTTAGAACAAATTTCGGAAGTTCCTTGCGAGAATGTTTTGGATGACGAGGCCGGTACAGTGGGGATGGACGCCTCTTCAGACTGAATCTTCAGGTCGAGGTTTGGTTAATTTACGTTTTCCATGAAAGCTGATATAGTTGTGTGGAACTGCCAAGGTGCAGGATAtccaaaatttcacaaatttttaaaggaatatTTGCGTGATTTTTATCCTAATGTGGTTCTTCTGGTTGAAACCAGAGTTAGTGGGTTTAAGGCAAAATGTGTTATTAAAAAGATTGGATTGCCAAATTCTCATAAAGTTGAAGCTAGTGGTTTCTTTGGGAGAGTTTGGATTTTGTGGAAGGATATTGTTAATGTGATTGTGGAagttaataattttcaattcgTGCACTTGAAAGTGAAATTTTCAGTGGCTTTGTTTACTGGGATTTATAGGAGCCCTTGGTGGGTGTTGAGAAAGGATTTATGGGTTGCTTTTGGTTATATTGCCCAGAACGTTAAGGGTCCTTGGACGTTAGCAGGTGATTTCAATGCACTGCTTAATGAAGATGAGAAACAAGGAGGTTCAAGGAAAAATAATTGTACTTTCCCTCTCTTCCaacaattttgttttgattatagTTTGAAGGATATTGGTTTTCAAGGTCCTAAGTTCACTTGGAATAGAGGTTCTTTGTTTGAATGCCTTGATCGTGCACGGTGCAATTACCAATGGGATAATTTGGTTCCTAACTCGACGGTTTATCACATTCATAAGATTAAATTTGATCATCATCCTTTAGCTATTCGTTTTGGTCAGTATAAGACTTTAAAAGCCCCTCGCCCTTTTCGTTTCTTAAGTAGTGGGCTTTCTCATAGTGATTTTGGTCGATTTGTAAATGAGACTTGGAGTAATGGCGAGCATTTGGAGGGGTCTGTAACGAGTTTTGTAGTGGCCGTGAAAAACTGAAGTAAGGAAGTTTTCGGTAACATTCAGAAGAGGAAACAGATTTTACTGTCTCAGATTTGTAGGATTCAAAGGTGTCTTGAGAGATATCGTTCAAGAAAGCTTATTGAGTTAGAGAAAAACCTGCAAATTGAGCTCGAAGGGGTTCTTGACAATGAGGAACTCCTTTGGAAACAAAAATCACGAAGTGATTGGCTTTCGCTTGGGGATCGGAATACTAAGTATTTTCACTGTCAAGCGAGTAAAAGGAAACGAGCTAATCAAATTAATTCACTGAAGATGGATGACGGGTTGTGGAGTTATGAGGAGGATAGAATCAAATGTGAAGTAGTTTATTTCTATCGACAATTGTATACTAATGATGCAACCAATGTGGGCCTTTTTTTGGTTAGAAACGTGTTCCCTATTCTTGAGCCCGATTTGCTTGAGACACTTGATCGAAGTTTGTCTACTCAGGAAGTTCATAATGCTTTGTTTGAAATGACACCACTTAAAGCCCCGAGGATTGATGGATTGCATGCCCAATTTTATCAGTTGTAGTGGGATGTTGTTGGTGAGTCTTTAGTGGCTATGGTTAGGAAAGTCTTCGAGAATGGGGATTTGGAggatttctttaataaaaccttaattGTGCTTAATCTGAAGGTTGCTGCCCATAAATTACTTTCGCAGTTTAGACTCATAAGTCTTTGTGCTGTTCCGTACAAAATACTCTCCAAGGTTATTGTGAATCGTCTTAAACCCACAATGTCTATTCTAGTTGCGGAGAACCAAACTAGTTTTGTGGAAGGGAGACGTATTATGGATAATGTTGTAATAGCCAAGAGATCATCCATTCGATGAGGAGTcgcaaaaggaaaaaatggtGGATGGCGATTAAAATAGATATGGAAAAAGCATATGATCAATTAAGGTGGGATTTTATTAAGGATATTCTTGATGTTGCGAAGATACCTAATAATGTTGTTCGCATTATAATGCTGTGTGTTTCGATTTCAACAATGCAAGTGTTGTGGAATGGAAGGTTCACGGATGAGTTCAAACCAACGAGAGGCATAAGGCAAATTTTCTGTTGtctccaaaactgttttactagaaaaaattttaaaaatttgatcatttgagtgggtaaacggcTTCgttttgatctaaaattttaacctcTATTTTTAGGCACCATTTTATGGTAACAAACAAGTTTCTACAAAAAGAACTAgttcaaaaaagtaaaaaaataaataaataagtaaattcaaaaaagtgaaaaaaagtcGAAAAATATTCCGTGGGTAGAATTTTGTGCCAAAAATTTCCATATCAACTTTTTATCCTTTGAGAATGCTTCATAttgaatttcataattttagcaCTTCAAAAG
The sequence above is a segment of the Gossypium raimondii isolate GPD5lz chromosome 4, ASM2569854v1, whole genome shotgun sequence genome. Coding sequences within it:
- the LOC105779295 gene encoding germin-like protein 9-3 codes for the protein MASRIPTMKLLSLVLSSFVIVQIALAGDPDILSDFLVPNQNNVDGSFFTYTGMRVLVNQSTFPANFTILKASMVEFPALNGQSVSYAVLQYPASSLNPPHTHPRAAELLFLVDGSLEVGFVDTTNKLFTQSLQAGDMFIFPKGLVHYQYNADPNNPAIAISSFGSANAGTVSLPKTLFATNIDDTILAKSFKTDVSTIQALKAGLA
- the LOC105779097 gene encoding uncharacterized protein LOC105779097, translated to MKADIVVWNCQGAGYPKFHKFLKEYLRDFYPNVVLLVETRVSGFKAKCVIKKIGLPNSHKVEASGFFGRVWILWKDIVNVIVEVNNFQFVHLKVKFSVALFTGIYRSPWWVLRKDLWVAFGYIAQNVKGPWTLAGDFNALLNEDEKQGGSRKNNCTFPLFQQFCFDYSLKDIGFQGPKFTWNRGSLFECLDRARCNYQWDNLVPNSTVYHIHKIKFDHHPLAIRFGQYKTLKAPRPFRFLSSGLSHSDFGRFVNETWSNGEHLEGIQRCLERYRSRKLIELEKNLQIELEGVLDNEELLWKQKSRSDWLSLGDRNTKYFHCQASKRKRANQINSLKMDDGLWSYEEDRIKCEVVYFYRQLYTNDATNVGLFLVRNVFPILEPDLLETLDRSLSTQEVHNALFEMTPLKAPRIDGLHAQFYQL